From the Streptococcus halotolerans genome, the window TTTCAGAATCAGCAAGCGCCTCAGTCTCAGTTTCTGAGTCAACGAGTGCGTCAGTCTCAGTATCTGAGTCAACCAGTGCGTCCGTTTCTGTTTCAGAATCAGCAAGTGCATCTGTTTCCGAGTCAACCAGTGCGTCAGTCTCAGTTTCAGGCTCAACGAGTGCGTCCGTTTCAGTTTCAGAATCAGCAAGTGCCTCAGTCTCAGTTTCAGAATCAGCAAGTGCGTCAGTTTCCGTTTCTGAGTCAACCAGCACCTCAGTGTCTACATCAGGCTCAACAAGTGCGTCAGTTTCTGTTTCCGAGTCAACCAGCACCTCAGTGTCTACATCAGGCTCAACAAGTGCGTCTGTCTCAGTTTCAGAATCAGCAAGTGCTTCAGTTTCCGTTTCAGAATCAGCAAGCGCCTCAGTGTCTACATCAGGCTCAACAAGTGTGTCTGTCTCAGTTTCAGAATCAGCAAGTGCGTCAGTTTCTGAGTCAACCAGTGCGTCAGTTTTCGTTTCAGAATCAGCAAGCACCTCAGTGTCTACATCAGGCTCAACAAGTGTGTCTGTCTCAGTATCTGAGTCAACCAGTGCGTCAGTCTCTGTTTCAGAATCGGCCAGTGCGTCTGTTTCCGTTTCCGAGTCAACGAGTGCGTCTGTTTCCGTTTCCGAGTCAACGAGTGCGTCCGTTTCAGTTTCCGAGTCAACAAGCACCTCAGTGTCTACATCAGGCTCAACCAGTGCGTCTGTTTCCGAGTCAACCAGCGCGTCAGTGTCCTTATCTGAATCATTAAGTACATCAGTTTCAGCGTCTGAGTCAGCAAGTGCGTCAGTTTCCGTTTCAGAATCAGCAAGCACCTCAGTGTCTACATCAGGCTCAACAAGTGTGTCTGTCTCAGTTTCAGAATCAGCAAGTGCGTCAGTTTCTGAGTCAACAAGTGCGTCCGTTTCTGTTTCAGAATCAACAAGCACCTCAGTGTCTACGTCAGGCTCAGCAAGTGCCTCAGTCTCAGTTTCCGAGTCAACCAGCGCGTCCGTTTCCGTTTCAGAATCATCAAGTGCGTCCGTTTCCGTTTCAGAATCAACAAGTGCGTCTGTTTCAGTTTCTGAGTCAACAAGCACCTCAGTGTCTACGTCAGGCTCAGCAAGTGCGTCAGTCTCAGTTTCAGAATCATCAAGTGCATCTGTTTCTGTTTCCGAGTCAACAAGTGCGTCCGTTTCTGTTTCAGAATCATCAAGCACCTCCGTTTCTGAGTCAACCAGCGCGTCAGTGTCCGTTTCAGAATCATCAAGTGCCTCAGTCTCAGTATCTGAGTCAGCAAGTGCCTCTGTTTCCGAGTCAACCAGTGCGTCCGTTTCTGTTTCAGAATCATCAAGCACCTCAGTGTCTACGTCAGGCTCAGCAAGTGCCTCAGTCTCAGTTTCCGAGTCAACCAGCGCGTCCGTTTCCGTTTCAGAATCATCAAGTGCGTCCGTTTCCGTTTCAGAATCATCAAGTGCGTCTGTTTCAGTTTCTGAGTCAACAAGCACCTCAGTGGCTACGTCAGGCTCAGCAAGTGCGTCAGTCTCAGTTTCAGAATCATCAAGTGCATCTGTTTCTGTTTCCGAGTCAACAAGTGCGTCCGTTTCTGTTTCAGAATCATCAAGCACCTCCGTTTCTGAGTCAACCAGCGCGTCAGTGTCCGTTTCAGAATCATCAAGTGCCTCAGTCTCAGTATCTGAGTCAGCAAGTGCCTCTGTTTCCGAGTCAACCAGTGCGTCCGTTTCTGTTTCAGAATCATCAAGCACCTCAGTGTCTACATCAGGCTCAACAAGTGTGTCTGTCTCAGTTTCAGAATCAGCAAGTGTGTCAGTCTCAGTATCTGAGTCAACAAGTGCGTCAGTTTCTGTTTCAGAATCATCAAGCACCTCCGTTTCTGAGTCAACGAGTGCGTCAGTGTCCGTTTCAGAATCGGCAAGCGCGTCAGTGTCCTTATCTGAATCATTAAGTACATCAGTTTCAGCGTCTGAGTCAGCAAGTGCCTCAGTCTCAGTTTCAGGCTCAACGAGTGCGTCCGTTTCCGTTTCAGAATCAGCAAGTACATCCGTTTCTGTTTCCGAGTCAACAAGCGTGTCAGTGTCTACGTCAGGCTCAGCAAGTGCCTCAGTCTCAGTATCTGAGTCAACGAGCGCGTCCGTTTCTGTTTCAGGCTCAGCAAGTGCCTCAGTCTCAGTATCTGAGTCAACCAGCGCGTCAGTCTCAGTTTCAGGCTCAGCAAGTGCGTCAGTTTCTGTTTCCGAGTCAACGAGCGCGTCAGTGTCCGTTTCAGAATCAGCAAGTGCGTCAGTCTCAGTTTCAGAATCAGCAAGTGCATCCGTTTCTGTTTCCGAGTCAACAAGCGTGTCAGTGTCTACGTCAGGCTCAGCAAGTGCGTCAGTCTCAGTTTCAGAATCAGCAAGTGCGTCAGTCTCAGTTTCAGGCTCAGCAAGTGCGTCCGTTTCAGTATCTGAGTCAACAAGTGCGTCAGTTTCCGTTTCAGAATCAGCAAGTGCATCTGTTTCAGTTTCTGAGTCAACGAGTGCGTCAGTCTCAGTTTCAGAATCAGCAAGTGCGTCAGTCTCAGTTTCAGAATCAGCAAGTGCGTCAGTTTCAGCATCTGAATCCTTGAGCACCTCAATCAGTGTGAGTGAGTCAGTTTCAACAGCACATTCACAATCAGACTCAGCATCTGAATCCGATTCACGTTCAATGAGTATCTCAACGTCAGAGTCAATTAGTGCTTCAGAATCTGTTTCAGTTCGTAAGTCAACAGATGATTCAGAATCAATCTCAGCGTCATTGTCAGACTCAAGGTCAACTTCAAATTCAACTGAGTCAGATAGTATTAGTACAAGTGCTTCAGAATCTGTTTCAAAAGTAACCTCAACGTCAGTTTCAGACTCCGTTTCAACATCAGATAGCTTCTCAACGAGCTTGTCAGATATTGTTTCTAATTCCCACATTGATGATTCAAGCTCAGAATCTGTTTCAGACTCCTTATCAGAGTTCGTTTCATCATCCATGAGCGCCTCTGTTTCAGAGTCTGATCGTTCAAGTGAGTCAACAAGCGCTTCAGATTCAGCACGTGATAGCTTGAGCAACTCAGCCTCAGCGTCTAAGTCAGCTTCAACAAGCGCTTCAGATTCTAAGTCGATGTCCGTCTCAACCTCAGAGTCAATGTCAGATTCAGTTCGTGATAGCCAATCGGTAAGTGCTTCAACCTCTGTGTCAGATTCCCTTTCAGCCTCACTATCATTGTCAAACAACCCTGATATTGATAGCGATAGCTTGTCAATGAGCAATTCATCACGTGATTCCGTTTCAACGTCAGTAAGTGAATCATCATCAATGAGTGGCTCGTCACGTGATTCAGAGTCAACTTCTGTCTCGGTTTCAGAATCAACGTCACGATCAACGACTAAATCATTGTCAGAGTCAGCATCAAGCAGCTTAAGCACGTCAGTATCTGATGTTGTCTCACAATCAGATTCCTTATCTGTTTCAACGTCAGAATCAATCTCAGGTTTGGGGAGCGTATCTGTTTCGGCTTCAACGTCGATGAGTATTAGCCAATCAGCATCGATGAGTGCTTCAAGCTCAATGAGTGCAAGCCAGTCAGTTTCAACAGCACATTCACAATCAGACTCAGCATCTGAATCCGATTCACGTTCAATGAGTATCTCAACGTCAGAGTCAATTAGTGCTTCAGAATCTGTTTCAGTTCGTAAGTCAACAGATGATTCAGAATCAATCTCAGCGTCATTGTCAGACTCAATGTCAACTTCAAATTCAACTGAGTCAGATAGTATTAGTACAAGTGCTTCAGAGTCTGTTTCAAAAGTAACCTCAACGTCAGTTTCAGACTCCGTTTCAACATCAGATAGCTTCTCAACGAGCTTGTCAGATATTGTTTCTAATTCCCACATTGATGATTCAAGCTCAGAATCTGTTTCAGACTCCTTATCAGAGTTCGTTTCATCATCCATGAGCGCCTCTGTTTCAGAGTCCGATCGTTCAAGTGAGTCAACCAGCGCTTCAGATTCAGCACGTGATAGCTTGAGCAACTCAGCTTCAGCGTCTAAGTCAGCTTCAACCAGCGCTTCAGATTCTAAGTCGATGTCCGTCTCAACCTCAGAGTCAATGTCAGATTCAGTTCGTGATAGCCAATCGGTAAGTGCTTCAACCTCTGTTTCAGATTCCCTTTCAGCCTCACTATCATTGTCAAACAACCCTGATATTGATAGCGATAGCTTGTCAATGAGCAATTCATCACGTGATTCCGTTTCAACGTCAGTAAGCGAATCATCATCAATGAGTGGCTCGTTACGTGATTCAGAGTCAACTTCTGTCTCGATTTCAGAATCAACGTCACGATCAACGACTAAATCATTGTCAGAGTCAGCATCAAGCAGCTTAAGCACGTCAGTATCTGATGTTGTCTCACAATCAGATTCCTTATCTGTTTCAACGTCAGAATCAATTTCAGGTTTGGGGAGCGTATCTGTTTCGGCTTCAACGTCGATGAGTACTAGCCAATCAGCATCGATGAGTGCTTCAAACTCAATGAGTGCAAGCCAGTCAATTTCAACAGCACATTCACAATCAGACTCAGCATCAGAATCAGATTCACGTTCAATGAGTATCTCAACGTCAGAGTCAATTAGTGCTTCAGAATCTGTTTCAGTTCGTAAGTCAACAGATGATTCAGAATCAATCTCAGCGTCATTGTCAGACTCAATGTCAACTTCAAATTCAACTGAGTCAGATAGTATTAGTACAAGTGCTTCAGAGTCTGTTTCAAAAGTAACCTCAACGTCAGTTTCAGACTCCGTTTCAACATCAGATAGCTTCTCAACGAGCTTGTCAGATATTGTTTCTAATTCCCACATTGATGATTCAAGCTCAGAATCTGTTTCAGACTCTTTATCAGAGTTCGTATCATCATCCATGAGCGCCTCTGTTTCAGAGTCTGATCGTTCAAGTGAGTCAACCAGTGCTTCAGATTCAGCACGTGATAGCTTGAGCAACTCAGCCTCAGCGTCTAAGTCAGCTTCAACAAGCGCTTCAGATTCTAAGTCGATGTCCGTCTCAACCTCAGAATCAATGTCAGATTCAGTTCGTGATAGCCAATCGGTAAGTGCTTCAACCTCTGTTTCAGATTCCCTTTCAGCCTCACTATCATTGTCAAACAATCCTGATATTGATAGCGATAGCTTGTCAATGAGCAATTCATCACGTGATTCCGTCTCAACGTCAGTAAGCGAATCATCATCAATGAGTGGCTCGTTACGTGATTCAGAGTCAACTTCTGTCTCGATTTCAGAATCAACGTCACGATCAACGACTAAATCATTGTCAGAGTCAGCATCAAGCAGCTTAAGCACGTCAGTATCTGATGTTGTCTCACAATCAGATTCCTTATCCGTTTCAACGTCAGAATCAATCTCAGGTTTGGGGAGTGTATCTGTTTCGGCTTCAACGTCGATGAGTATTAGCCAATCAGCATCGATGAGTGCTTCAAGCTCAATGAGTGTGAGTCAATCGTTATCAGCAAGTAAGTCAACATCAATGAACGTCTCAAGTAGTATGAGTATTTCAGTGAGAGCAAATGCTTCAACAAGCCAATCTCATACTGCTTCAGAATCAACCAAGCACCTTCCAAACACAGGTGAGAATAGTAATAACGGTCTTTTGGCAGGATTAGGACTTTTCTTTGGGGCAAGTCTAGTGGCTAAGCGAAAAAAAGATAGAAGATAGTCTTTTGACATAAATAAGATAATGTACTATCTTATTCTTATTGTAGAAAATAAAATTAGCTGTTTGTCAACTGTACTAGGGAGATGCAAAGCTAACACCTAGAGAAGACCATTAGGTCTTCTCTTTTTTGTGTACAACAGGCCTGACGTACTTCTGAGTTGAAAGTTCTAAGTGGGTACCTGATTCCGGTGAACCCAATAGCGACTCACGAGTCTGACGATAGAAACTGAAACCGTCAGAGGAAAGGGTAGTGGAATCGTAGCACTACGAACAAAAACGTGATATCAAGGATTATGTAGTCGATAAGAAGTGTCTACAAAGTAGCAAACTTTCAAAACGTAGTCATCATCTATACGCGTCAATCACGAGAGTAATTGAATTCGGACTAAGGCCTGTATGAAAAACAATTCTTCGCTCTCTGGATTCTTCGTCAAAATTCCTATTTTCACTTAGATTTTACCAAGACATTATCACTTTCGAATGATAAAAATATAAAAGTGTCAAGAAAAAAACTTGACACCATAAAACAACTCTGATATACTGATTAAGGTAAAGCAGTAGGAGTATTCTTGCTGTTGATCCAAATATTAAAACAAAAGAAAAGAGACTTAAAAAATGGCAGTAAAAATCCGTTTAACTCGTATGGGTTCTAAAAAGAAACCTTTCTACCGTATCAACGTTGCAGATTCACGTGCTCCACGTGATGGACGTTTTATCGAAACCGTTGGAACATACAACCCACTTGTAGCTGAAAATCAAGTAACTCTTAAAGAAGAGCGTATCCTTGATTGGTTGTCAAAAGGTGCACAACCTTCAGATACTGTTCGTAACATCCTTTCACGTGAAGGAATTATGGCGAAATTCCACGAGTCAAAATACTCTAAATAATTAAATGCTTATGGACACCATTGAAAATCTTATTATTGCTATTGTGAAACCTTTGATTTCACAACCGGATCACTTAACGATTAAAATTCAGGATACGCCTGAGTATTTAGAATATCATCTTGATTTGGATGCCAATGACATTGGCCGTATCATCGGAAAAAAAGGTCGCACAATTATGGCCATAAGATCGATTGTCTATTCGGTGCCCGTTCAAGGTAAAAAAGTTCGACTGGTCATTGATGAAAAATAAGTTGAATTTTTCTTCAAAAACTATTGACAAGATTTGAAAAAATCGTTAAAATAGTTTTTGTTGTTTTGGGGTATAGCCAAGCGGTAAGGCAAGGGACTTTGACTCCCTCATGCGTTGGTTCGAATCCAGCTACCCCAGTAAAGTAGTATATAGGTATTACTTTAGGATGTTAGTGGTTACTAATAGAAATGGTCCGTTGGTCAAGGGGTTAAGACACCGCCTTTTCACGGCGGTAACACGGGTTC encodes:
- a CDS encoding LPXTG cell wall anchor domain-containing protein encodes the protein MSESASSSLSTSVSDVVSQSDSLSVSTSESISGLGSVSVSASTSMSISQSASMSASSSMSVSQSLSASKSTSMNVSSSMSISVRANASTSQSHTASESTKHLPNTGENSNNGLLAGLGLFFGASLVAKRKKDRR
- a CDS encoding KH domain-containing protein, translating into MDTIENLIIAIVKPLISQPDHLTIKIQDTPEYLEYHLDLDANDIGRIIGKKGRTIMAIRSIVYSVPVQGKKVRLVIDEK
- the rpsP gene encoding 30S ribosomal protein S16, translating into MAVKIRLTRMGSKKKPFYRINVADSRAPRDGRFIETVGTYNPLVAENQVTLKEERILDWLSKGAQPSDTVRNILSREGIMAKFHESKYSK